Genomic segment of Anaerobacillus alkaliphilus:
ATTGTTCATAAATACGGGGCAGCAGTTGTTGTGGGAACAATTGATGAAATCGGGATGGCTGTAACAGCGGAAAGAAAACTTGAAGTCGCCCTAAGGTCCTTTGATTTATTAGTGACTAGATACGGAATGAAACCCAGAGATATTATATTTGACCCGCTTGTGTTTCCGGTTGGTACCGGTGATGAACAGTATATTGGCTCGGCAAAAGCGACCGTTGAAGGTATACGTTTGATCAAAGAAGCGCTCCCTGAATGCTTAACAATTCTAGGGATTAGTAATGTTTCGTTCGGGCTTCCACCTGTCGGCCGAGAAATCTTAAATTCGGTGTTTTTGTATCACTGTACTCAAGCAGGGCTAGACTATGCAATTGTCAATACTGAAAAATTAGAACGGTTTGCTTCCATAAGGGAAGAAGAGAGAGTTCTAGCTGAAAAAGTTCTATTTGAAACATCTGATCAAGTATTGGCTGATTTTACAGCTTTTTATCGTGGAAAAAAGAAAGAAGAAAAAAAGCCACAAACCAATTTAACACTTGAAGAACGCTTGCAGAGCTATATTGTCGAAGGGACAAAGGAAGGTTTACTACCTGATTTAGAGAAAGCATTAGACAAATATGATGCACCACTAGACATCATTAATGGCCCTTTAATGGCTGGTATGGATCAGGTTGGCAAGTTGTTTAATAATAACGAGTTGATTGTTGCTGAAGTATTACAAAGTGCTGAAGTGATGAAGGCGTCAGTGCAATACTTAGAACAGTTTATGGAAAAGAAGGATGATAGTGGAAAAGGAAAGATATTACTTGCAACTGTTAAGGGCGATGTTCATGATATCGGTAAGAATTTAGTAGAAATCATTTTAAGTAATAACGGATTTAAAGTTGTGAACCTTGGAATAAAAGTAACATCAAATGAATTAATTGAGGCTGTTAAAAGGGAAAATCCCGACGCAATTGGATTATCAGGATTGTTAGTCAAATCAGCTCAACAAATGGTATTAACAGCTGCTGATTTAAGAGAACAAAGTATTTCGATTCCAATTCTAGTAGGTGGTGCGGCTTTAACAAGAAAATTCACTGAATCTAAAATTCAAGAACAGTATGAGGGGCGCGTTCACTATGCGAAAGATGCAATGAACGGCTTAGAAATTGCAAATAACCTTTTTCATTCAGATGGTTTAAAAGAGAAGTTTGTTGTTAAAACAGAAGATGAAATAGAAGTTACAGTAACGAAAGAAGAAACAGTCACTGCAATTGAAACTCGCTCATTAGTGTCTAATACAAATCCTATCGCTGTTCCGAATGATTTAAAAAAGCATTCTTACTCAGATTATAAGCTCTCGCATATTAAGCCGTATATTAATATTCAAACACTATTAGGGAAGCATTTAGGCCTCAAAGGAAAAGTTGAGCGCTTATTAAGAGAAGGAAATGAAAAAGCAGTTGAGCTTAAAGAAAAGGTAGATGAACTTTTTTTTGAGATTGTAGAGAAAGAGCTGATTAAGGCGCGAGGTGTCTATCAATTTTTTCCTGCTCAATCCGAAGGAAACGACGTTATTATTTATGATCCTGAAGATACAAGCATAGAAATTGAAAGATTTTCATTTCCTAGACAGAGAAAAGCTCCATTTTTGTGTTTAGCAGATTTTCTTCGCTCAAAAGAGAGTGGTGAACTGGATTACGTCGGTTTCTTTGCAGTAACTGCAGGGGTTGGAGTCAGATCTTTAGCTACGAAATGGAAAGATGAAGGAAATTATTTACGAAGTCACTTACTTCAAGCATTAGCATTAGAGTTAGCGGAAGCTTTTGCAGAACATCTTCATCATATGATGAGGAATTCCTTTGGTATTTCAGATGACCCAGAATTAACAATGCAGGATCGCTTTTCAGCTAGATATCAAGGGGTTAGGGTTTCGTTTGGCTACCCGGCCTGCCCCGAATTATCTGATCAAAAGAAATTGTTTGGATTGTTAAGGCCACAAGAAATTGGCATAGAATTAACAGAAGAATATATGATGG
This window contains:
- the metH gene encoding methionine synthase, with the protein product MKYQGFEERLQKNILILDGAMGTMIQNKELTADDFGGEEFEGCNEYLNITAPKVIQEIHEAYLEAGADIIETNTFGATNIVLADYDLQDLAVEINKKAAEIAKEATEKFSTEGWPRFVAGSMGPTTKALSVTGGTTFEELIEAYEQQAYGLLLGGVDLLLLETSQDTRNVKAAYIGIENSFAKFGRRVPLMISGTIEPMGTTLAGQNIEAFYLSIEHMNPAVVGLNCATGPEFMQDHIRSLAGLSSTAVICFPNAGLPDEEGHYHESPEMLARKLKQFAEKGWLNVVGGCCGTTPAHISAIREAVNGIKPRELITEHPHALSGIEPLIYDESMRPLFVGERTNVIGSRKFKTLIKERKFEEASEIARAQVKKGAHIVDICLADPDSEEIEDIENFLPYVINKVKVPLMIDSTDEKVIERALTFSQGKSVINSINLEDGEERFESVLPIVHKYGAAVVVGTIDEIGMAVTAERKLEVALRSFDLLVTRYGMKPRDIIFDPLVFPVGTGDEQYIGSAKATVEGIRLIKEALPECLTILGISNVSFGLPPVGREILNSVFLYHCTQAGLDYAIVNTEKLERFASIREEERVLAEKVLFETSDQVLADFTAFYRGKKKEEKKPQTNLTLEERLQSYIVEGTKEGLLPDLEKALDKYDAPLDIINGPLMAGMDQVGKLFNNNELIVAEVLQSAEVMKASVQYLEQFMEKKDDSGKGKILLATVKGDVHDIGKNLVEIILSNNGFKVVNLGIKVTSNELIEAVKRENPDAIGLSGLLVKSAQQMVLTAADLREQSISIPILVGGAALTRKFTESKIQEQYEGRVHYAKDAMNGLEIANNLFHSDGLKEKFVVKTEDEIEVTVTKEETVTAIETRSLVSNTNPIAVPNDLKKHSYSDYKLSHIKPYINIQTLLGKHLGLKGKVERLLREGNEKAVELKEKVDELFFEIVEKELIKARGVYQFFPAQSEGNDVIIYDPEDTSIEIERFSFPRQRKAPFLCLADFLRSKESGELDYVGFFAVTAGVGVRSLATKWKDEGNYLRSHLLQALALELAEAFAEHLHHMMRNSFGISDDPELTMQDRFSARYQGVRVSFGYPACPELSDQKKLFGLLRPQEIGIELTEEYMMDPEASVSAMVFAHPEGRYFNVEQM